The genomic stretch ATTGCAGATGTAAAAACAAATACTAAAGACAAACCTATTGATGATGTTCACATGCTTAAAGTTCAAATAGTTGAATATTCAAAAAAAGAGTTAAAAGATTTATATGATTTTGAGATGCCTGAATAATTTTATGCATTGAAAAGATAAAATTCCTGATTTTTTTTCTTGGGATATATGCTTCTAAAACTATTTTTGCCAACAAAAAACAAGAGTTGAAAAGCCTAATGAAATTTGCGAAATATATATTAATTTTGATTTTTTAATAATTGTGATAAAAAATTTATAAATGCGGTATTTTACAATAATAACTATCATTCTCATTTTAGGATTTGGTTTTTTTGATAGCTGTGATAAAAATGATATTCCTGATACAGGACCTTACGAAACAATAAGAATTACAACTAAATATGGCGATATTCGTATTTGGTTACATTACAAAACTCCACTCCACAGAGAGAATTTTATTAAGTTGACAAATGATGATTTTTACGATAGCTTGATTTTTCATAGAGTAGTAAATAATTTTATTATTCAGGGAGGAGATCCTGAGGGAGATGGAACAGGAGGACCAGGATATAAAATTGAAGAAGAAATAAATAATTCTCTTAGACACGATTATGGAGCAGTAGGAGCAGCAAGGCTTCCTGATGATATGAACCCTGATAAAGAATCAAATGGCTCTCAATTTTATATAGTGGAGAATCCTTTTGGTACATATTCTTTAGATGGTGATTACACAATTTTCGGATATGTTTTTTTAGGTATGGATGTAGTTTCAAAAATTGCTGAGGTAGAAACAAATTATCTTGAAAAACCTATTAGCAAAGTTTATATGATGGATGTGGAAGTAGAAAAATATACTAAGCAAGAATTAAAAGATAACTTTGATTTTGATATTTCAGATTTGTAATGACTCAAGTTCATAACTGAATTTATAGAACCTCCCTAAAGTAATAGAATCTTAAAAGAATAACTATATTTGGCAATTATATTAAATTAACAAAAAAGGAGAAAAACAATGAAAAGAATAATTGCAATCTCGGTTTTATTTATCAGTTTTAGCATTTTATTACACGCCCAACCTAATACAGGAAACTTTTCAATACAATTCAACAACAGTGGTACTACAAGTGTTATTTCTTTTTATGTTCCGTCTAACTATGACTCAACAAAATCATATCCTATGATTTACGGATGGCATGGTGCAGGAATGGCAGGTTCAAGTATGAGAGACATGTTATATATTGTGTTAGCTCAAAAACACAATGCAATTGTAAGTTGTCCGGATGCTAATAATCTCAATGGTAAACCCATTCAATTATTAAATACGCTGATAGAACGATCCTATAACTATACAATGAATACTTACAATATTGATACAAACAAAATTGTTATTACAGGCTTTTCGTGGGGAGGTAAAATGGCTTATCAATTAGGTTTATCTGAGCCGAACAAATATAATGGCATTATTGGTCTTGCACCTGCAATTAGCAGTTTTTCGGGAGATATGTGGAGTAATATTAAAAATATCAGGATGGCAACAATTCTTGGCGACAAAGATTTTAATTACACTCCCGTTAATGCGTTAATGACAGATATTAGTAAAAATGGTGGAGAAATTTTGTATAAAATCAAAGCAGGAGTTCAACATGTTGACAATGCTTATTTTAATTCACAAGAGTTCATTGACGACTACGAAGAATGTTATCAATATGTACTTAATATTCCTATTGAGATTGAAGAAAATGAAGTATTTGATAATGAAAATATCAAAATATATCCTAATCCTGCAAAAGATTATATTATCATTAACAATATTAAAAATACCACCTTCGAAACAATTGAAATATTTGATATAACAGCTAAGTTGATAAAATCGTATAGTAATAACAGCCTGAGAATTAATATTTCCGATTTAAAGAAAGGATTATATTTCCTAAAAATTTCCACCAATAAAAGCATTTTTGTAAAGAAGATTATTATTGAATAAAGTTTAGGGAACTTCTAATAATTAAACCAGTGATATACAAATAATTATAGCTATGTTTATACTAAGGGGGTTTGTAAAGAAATAAAGTATGTAAAATTGACGAAGCGATGCACTGAATTTACTGAAGTGTAATTTTGTGCTTTGTCAAGGTGCAAATTTGTGAACTTTTCAAAGAAAAATCATGAACACCTTTAAAAATATAATTTGTTTAGCTATGAGGAGGTAATTCGTTTAAATATTATTTAGCGTATATGCTTGTTAATTAATTATTGGCTATAAGAAAAACGTATGTTTTTGACTGTTAGAATATTATGTGTACTTTGTCCCTTGAATCTAATGTCATAAAGTAGTCATTAAATTGCCAATAAGTTACAAAACCCAATGACAGCTTGGCTAAATGACTATTAATGACAATTGAATGACTTTTACATTCACATCCATTATTAATTCAAAGCCCAAGTATAATGAGTAATACAAAGTTTTCTTAGTGCCACTAATTAGTCAAGATTCGAAAAAATAAATTTGATATTTGACAATTAAAAATAATGATGTACTTTTGAATCAATTTAGGAAAGTCGTTTAACGGGTTCTGCGGTTTGTCTCGAATTAAAAGTTAAAAAATAAATTTTTAGAACCCACCTTAAGAATTATGATAAAAAACATTTTATTAAGCACTTTGATTGTGTTTACATTTGTAACGATTAATGCACAAACAGTAAACACCTATATTGCTACACCACAGCAACCCGGTAATTCAACCGTTGCAACTCCACGTCTTTCTGCAAAAATGTATCAACCATTTGATATGGCAGTTGACAGCAAAGGAAATATGTGGATAGCAGAAAGTGGAAATCATGTAATTTCAGTGCTACTTGCTTCTGATGACAAGTTAAGAATTCGTGCTGGAGGTATTGAACAAGCAAGTTTTGTTGATGCAACAGGAGTAATGTCAAGATTTAATGGACCAAGAGGAGTTGCAATAGGACCGAATGATGAAATATATATTTCCGATTATAATAATCATGTGATTAGAAAAATATCAAAATATCAAAATTTAGGAAAC from Bacteroidota bacterium encodes the following:
- a CDS encoding peptidylprolyl isomerase, whose product is MRYFTIITIILILGFGFFDSCDKNDIPDTGPYETIRITTKYGDIRIWLHYKTPLHRENFIKLTNDDFYDSLIFHRVVNNFIIQGGDPEGDGTGGPGYKIEEEINNSLRHDYGAVGAARLPDDMNPDKESNGSQFYIVENPFGTYSLDGDYTIFGYVFLGMDVVSKIAEVETNYLEKPISKVYMMDVEVEKYTKQELKDNFDFDISDL
- a CDS encoding T9SS type A sorting domain-containing protein — protein: MKRIIAISVLFISFSILLHAQPNTGNFSIQFNNSGTTSVISFYVPSNYDSTKSYPMIYGWHGAGMAGSSMRDMLYIVLAQKHNAIVSCPDANNLNGKPIQLLNTLIERSYNYTMNTYNIDTNKIVITGFSWGGKMAYQLGLSEPNKYNGIIGLAPAISSFSGDMWSNIKNIRMATILGDKDFNYTPVNALMTDISKNGGEILYKIKAGVQHVDNAYFNSQEFIDDYEECYQYVLNIPIEIEENEVFDNENIKIYPNPAKDYIIINNIKNTTFETIEIFDITAKLIKSYSNNSLRINISDLKKGLYFLKISTNKSIFVKKIIIE